Proteins co-encoded in one Flavobacterium fluviale genomic window:
- a CDS encoding DUF4270 family protein, translating to MHKFILILLFVLTLFSCGTDTDTGEFTVGSDYLALSNKVIMIDTVTVEMSTINFDSLITSSRSRILIGNYDDPIFGKVKSDSYFQLSTTSYALNGSTSDTQAINYVFDSISMILKYDNYYYGDTTKVQTFNIHRLIQKVKPNTDNDSFYNNSTLNYSPESLGTISFTPRPTQKDSINIRMNDEFGEALFQKIKKREITDFDSFTEYLKGLVLVPETGSSSNVIGFSVPESKVRMYYSKYHADADELSYIIDFTIADIAKQFNSISLDKTGTLLQNLPISSSYLPSTQTNNQGFIQSGTGVACRIDFPNIKQFKNISTNGAIVNAELILKPVNNSYSEKYPLEDSLAVYVGDNLNRVSSALVNSAGTTVYGLLNKKSDEFNENVAYTIPIGSFLQSEMLKKADSRSSLILTLPGISKSVDRIVLADQKNPNNKIQLKVYYISY from the coding sequence ATGCACAAGTTTATATTGATTCTTCTTTTTGTACTAACCTTATTTTCGTGTGGTACAGATACTGATACAGGTGAATTTACTGTTGGATCAGATTATTTGGCTTTAAGCAATAAAGTGATTATGATCGATACTGTGACGGTCGAAATGTCAACTATAAATTTTGATTCGCTGATAACATCAAGCCGAAGCAGAATTCTGATAGGAAATTACGATGATCCCATTTTTGGGAAAGTGAAGTCAGACAGTTATTTTCAGCTTTCTACTACTTCTTATGCATTAAATGGCTCTACTTCAGATACACAGGCAATCAATTATGTCTTCGATTCGATTTCCATGATTCTTAAATATGATAATTATTACTATGGTGATACCACAAAGGTTCAAACTTTTAATATTCATCGACTAATTCAAAAAGTTAAACCTAACACCGATAACGACAGCTTTTATAATAATTCAACTTTAAACTACAGCCCAGAAAGCCTCGGAACAATATCATTTACACCAAGACCGACTCAAAAAGATTCTATTAATATTAGAATGAATGATGAATTTGGAGAAGCTCTTTTTCAAAAAATTAAAAAAAGAGAAATTACAGATTTTGACAGTTTTACAGAATACTTAAAGGGACTTGTTTTAGTTCCTGAAACTGGCAGTTCTTCTAATGTTATTGGATTTAGCGTTCCAGAAAGTAAAGTGAGGATGTACTATTCAAAATATCATGCAGACGCAGATGAGTTGTCGTATATAATTGATTTTACGATAGCTGATATTGCAAAGCAGTTTAACTCTATTTCGTTGGATAAAACGGGCACTTTATTGCAAAATCTCCCCATTTCCAGCAGTTATCTTCCAAGTACGCAGACCAATAATCAAGGATTTATACAGTCAGGGACTGGTGTGGCGTGTCGAATAGATTTTCCAAATATAAAGCAGTTTAAAAATATTTCGACCAACGGAGCAATTGTTAATGCAGAACTTATTCTAAAACCAGTAAATAATTCGTATTCAGAAAAATATCCTTTAGAAGATTCTCTTGCGGTTTATGTGGGTGATAATCTCAATAGAGTCAGCAGTGCATTAGTAAATTCTGCGGGTACAACCGTTTATGGGTTATTAAATAAAAAGAGTGATGAATTTAACGAAAATGTAGCCTACACAATTCCAATTGGAAGTTTTCTGCAAAGCGAAATGCTCAAAAAAGCAGATTCCAGATCATCGCTCATATTAACACTTCCTGGAATTTCTAAATCTGTTGACCGAATAGTTTTGGCAGATCAAAAAAATCCGAATAATAAAATTCAGCTGAAAGTTTATTACATCTCTTACTAA
- a CDS encoding CBS domain-containing protein: MTEITNYITNDFRAIDSQETIASIQDFFIDVNFSHFPILEDGIFIGSISSEDVETFDTDKKAIDYKYTLERFFARKSMIWLDVLEVFAKNHTNIIPILDENNAYIGYYEMEDIMKFFQETPFLKEPGAIIIVQKGLLDYSMSEVTQIVESNNGKVLGCFVSEADLENVQITVKIGLGAINEIIQTYRRYGYEIISEHQEDTYINSLKERSDYLDKYLNI, translated from the coding sequence ATGACAGAAATTACAAACTATATCACAAATGATTTCAGAGCGATTGATAGTCAGGAAACGATAGCCTCGATTCAGGACTTTTTTATCGATGTAAATTTTTCTCATTTTCCCATTTTAGAAGATGGGATTTTTATTGGAAGCATCTCGTCTGAAGATGTAGAAACATTTGACACAGATAAAAAAGCAATTGACTACAAATATACTTTAGAACGTTTTTTTGCCAGAAAATCGATGATCTGGCTAGATGTTTTAGAAGTTTTTGCTAAAAACCATACCAACATAATTCCAATTCTTGACGAAAATAATGCCTACATAGGCTATTATGAAATGGAGGATATAATGAAGTTTTTTCAGGAAACTCCGTTTTTAAAAGAACCTGGAGCAATTATTATTGTTCAAAAAGGACTTTTGGACTATTCAATGAGCGAAGTAACTCAGATAGTAGAAAGCAATAATGGCAAAGTTTTAGGCTGTTTTGTTTCTGAAGCCGATTTGGAGAATGTTCAAATTACGGTAAAAATAGGTTTGGGAGCGATAAACGAAATCATTCAGACATATAGAAGATATGGCTATGAGATTATTTCAGAACATCAGGAAGACACCTATATTAACAGCTTAAAAGAACGTTCTGATTATTTAGACAAATACCTTAATATATAA
- a CDS encoding OmpH family outer membrane protein, protein MRKQFLFIFLALIVANTSQAQGKTTRIGYIDMEYILENVSDYKEAKSQLELKAQKWKQEVEAKKLNINTLKESLKAEKALLTKELIEERETEIKFQEQEMMDYQQKQFGADGNLMRQKAALAKPIQDQVFTAVQDIAEAKNYDFVFDKSSDLTMLFSNKRFDISDQVLRVLNRTEKREQLTKKQLKEQEAKENLENAIDENPAMADRQKALDEKKAAREKLIQDRKLEQEAKKKEYEDRRNAIAAEREAKKNGTVSGTAKTASETPAATEAAKTNATAKPAANATEGTTTAEPAMTKAEERQLLYEQRKKELEEKRKKILEEREAAKKAKEAGTQKTNTTNN, encoded by the coding sequence ATGAGAAAACAATTTTTATTTATATTTTTAGCCTTGATTGTAGCAAATACAAGTCAGGCACAAGGTAAGACGACTAGGATAGGCTACATCGACATGGAATATATTTTAGAAAATGTTTCCGATTACAAAGAAGCTAAATCACAATTAGAGTTAAAAGCTCAAAAGTGGAAACAGGAAGTTGAGGCTAAAAAATTAAATATTAATACCCTAAAGGAAAGTTTAAAAGCTGAAAAAGCTTTACTTACTAAAGAATTAATAGAAGAAAGAGAAACTGAAATCAAGTTTCAGGAACAAGAAATGATGGATTATCAGCAGAAGCAGTTTGGTGCTGATGGTAATTTAATGCGTCAGAAAGCAGCTTTGGCAAAACCAATACAAGATCAGGTTTTTACTGCTGTACAAGATATCGCAGAGGCTAAAAATTATGACTTTGTTTTTGACAAATCATCAGATCTAACAATGCTTTTCAGTAATAAAAGATTTGACATCAGCGATCAGGTTTTAAGAGTTTTAAACCGTACGGAAAAACGTGAGCAGCTGACAAAAAAACAATTGAAAGAGCAGGAAGCTAAAGAAAATCTTGAAAATGCAATAGATGAAAATCCAGCAATGGCAGATCGTCAAAAAGCTCTTGACGAGAAAAAAGCGGCTAGAGAGAAACTAATTCAAGATCGAAAATTAGAGCAGGAAGCTAAGAAAAAAGAATACGAAGACAGAAGAAATGCCATCGCAGCCGAAAGGGAAGCTAAAAAAAATGGCACGGTTTCTGGAACAGCTAAAACAGCATCAGAAACACCTGCAGCAACAGAGGCTGCTAAAACAAATGCAACGGCGAAACCTGCAGCAAATGCAACTGAAGGAACAACAACTGCTGAGCCTGCAATGACAAAAGCAGAAGAAAGACAATTACTTTACGAGCAGCGCAAAAAAGAATTAGAAGAGAAAAGAAAGAAAATTTTAGAAGAAAGAGAAGCGGCTAAAAAAGCAAAAGAAGCCGGAACACAGAAAACAAATACGACCAATAATTAA
- a CDS encoding aromatic hydrocarbon degradation protein gives MKNKIILWSCFILMSLTSFSQSISSSPYSLYGVGSLYESDFGYLPSTGSSGIALPSDIFINNLNPASLGFMYQNHFLFDIGGKAIATTYQSGNRSEKRNNFQFSHIAFAFPVTKKSGFSLSLRPYSSSVFKISNLKLPIADSQEYYYVTAEGSGGLNNLDFSYGYRFGKKLTLGATATVLFGNTVDDRAFLIANTITTIHKKTDYSGVRALLGAQYKIDSTFTIGTTFKAPTRVNASKVQSVTSIADEVETAVESDKASDTDDYYMPLEMGFGISKRFKNNLNVTFDYEKSFWEDTKQSELYGDFVNQDRFAFGLTYSTKKNVRKYWDRVGYAAGISYDTGYLEVDGKRVNNASFSIGLNLPVDNTFSSLNVSYSYGQKGRIANDLIKENYHKISLNLSLDGIWFVKRKIE, from the coding sequence ATGAAAAATAAAATAATTTTATGGAGCTGCTTCATTTTGATGTCGCTGACTTCTTTTTCTCAAAGTATTTCCAGTTCTCCATATTCATTGTATGGAGTGGGAAGTTTATATGAATCAGATTTTGGATATCTGCCATCTACAGGTTCTTCAGGAATTGCACTGCCATCAGATATTTTTATCAATAATTTAAATCCGGCATCTTTGGGCTTTATGTATCAAAATCACTTTCTTTTTGATATTGGAGGAAAAGCTATAGCGACAACCTATCAAAGTGGTAATAGATCAGAGAAACGAAACAATTTTCAATTTTCACATATTGCTTTTGCCTTTCCAGTTACAAAAAAATCTGGTTTTAGTCTTTCGCTTCGTCCTTACTCAAGTTCCGTTTTTAAAATCTCAAATTTGAAACTGCCAATTGCGGACAGTCAGGAATACTATTATGTAACAGCTGAAGGATCAGGCGGATTAAATAATTTAGATTTTTCGTATGGATACCGCTTCGGAAAGAAATTGACATTAGGAGCAACCGCAACAGTTCTTTTTGGAAACACGGTTGATGATCGTGCGTTTTTAATTGCAAATACAATTACAACAATACACAAAAAAACTGATTACAGCGGCGTTCGTGCCCTATTAGGTGCTCAATACAAAATAGATTCTACTTTTACAATTGGTACAACATTTAAGGCTCCTACACGGGTAAATGCATCTAAAGTGCAATCTGTAACGAGTATTGCAGATGAAGTTGAAACGGCTGTAGAATCGGATAAAGCCTCAGATACAGACGATTATTACATGCCATTAGAAATGGGCTTTGGAATTAGTAAAAGATTTAAGAATAACTTGAATGTGACTTTCGATTATGAAAAAAGTTTTTGGGAAGATACAAAGCAGTCTGAATTATATGGTGATTTTGTAAACCAAGATCGTTTTGCGTTTGGACTGACTTACAGCACAAAAAAAAATGTTCGAAAATATTGGGATAGGGTAGGATATGCAGCTGGTATAAGCTACGATACAGGTTATCTTGAAGTGGATGGAAAACGTGTGAATAATGCATCGTTTTCAATCGGACTTAATCTTCCTGTTGATAACACTTTTTCTTCTTTGAATGTTTCGTATTCTTACGGACAAAAAGGAAGAATCGCAAATGATCTAATCAAGGAAAACTACCATAAAATATCGCTTAATTTATCGCTGGACGGAATTTGGTTCGTCAAGCGAAAGATCGAATAA
- a CDS encoding isoprenyl transferase, with amino-acid sequence MNLIESIDHTNLPKHLAIIMDGNGRWAKQQGFLRAFGHENGTKSVKEIIKTSAKLGIEYLTLYAFSTENWNRPKLEVQALMKILINSLKKELGTLQENNIRLNAIGNLDKLPKTAQKELLDVMEKTKNNSRLTLTLALSYGSREELVNAVKAISDKVKNNIISIDTIDDSIINEHLYTQNLPDVDLLIRTSGEHRISNFLLWQIAYAELYFTNVLWPDFKDQDLYEAIISYQKRERRFGKTSEQIK; translated from the coding sequence ATGAATTTAATAGAATCAATAGATCACACAAACTTGCCAAAACACCTTGCCATTATCATGGACGGTAACGGACGCTGGGCAAAACAACAAGGGTTTTTACGAGCGTTTGGACATGAAAACGGCACAAAATCTGTAAAAGAAATAATCAAAACCTCCGCTAAGCTGGGAATTGAATACTTAACGCTTTATGCTTTCTCTACAGAAAACTGGAACCGCCCCAAACTTGAGGTTCAAGCTTTGATGAAAATATTGATCAATTCATTAAAAAAAGAACTCGGTACGCTTCAAGAAAACAATATTAGACTTAATGCTATTGGAAATCTTGATAAATTACCAAAAACAGCCCAAAAAGAACTTTTGGATGTTATGGAAAAAACTAAAAACAATTCTCGATTAACGTTAACTCTTGCCTTAAGCTATGGATCTAGAGAGGAGCTGGTAAACGCTGTAAAGGCGATTAGCGATAAAGTTAAAAATAATATAATTTCAATAGACACTATTGACGATTCAATTATAAATGAGCATCTTTACACGCAAAATTTACCAGACGTAGATTTATTAATACGAACAAGTGGAGAACATAGAATAAGTAATTTTTTGCTGTGGCAGATCGCCTATGCAGAATTGTATTTTACTAATGTCTTGTGGCCAGACTTTAAAGACCAAGATTTATATGAGGCTATTATTAGTTATCAAAAAAGAGAACGTAGATTTGGAAAGACCAGTGAACAAATTAAATAA
- the murI gene encoding glutamate racemase, whose product MINNNPIGVFDSGIGGTSIWSAIHDLLPNEKTIYLADSKNAPYGQKSKDEIVDLSKKNVEFLLENNCKLIVVACNTATTNAIFELREAYDVPFVGIEPAIKPAANNSQTQVIGILATKGTLNSELFNKTAEMFQHTTIIEQVGHGLVQLIEDGNLYSPEMTQLLESYLQPMIEANIDYLVLGCSHYPYLIPQIKKILPDHIKIIDSGEAVARQTKNLLRDKVGFSDSTENDPVFYVNSNPKVLESILEHKYPVIRKDF is encoded by the coding sequence ATGATAAACAACAATCCTATAGGCGTTTTTGATTCTGGCATTGGCGGAACTTCCATCTGGAGCGCTATTCATGATCTTCTTCCAAACGAGAAAACTATATATCTGGCTGATAGCAAAAATGCACCATACGGTCAAAAAAGCAAAGATGAAATTGTTGATTTAAGCAAAAAAAATGTAGAGTTTTTACTAGAGAATAATTGCAAATTAATTGTTGTTGCCTGCAACACAGCTACTACAAATGCAATATTTGAACTTCGCGAAGCGTATGACGTTCCGTTTGTTGGAATAGAACCGGCAATTAAACCTGCAGCAAACAATTCGCAGACTCAGGTAATAGGAATCCTTGCCACAAAAGGAACTTTAAACAGTGAATTGTTTAACAAGACTGCCGAGATGTTTCAACACACCACAATAATTGAACAAGTGGGTCACGGATTGGTACAGCTTATTGAAGATGGAAATCTATATTCTCCAGAAATGACACAATTACTAGAATCGTATTTACAGCCTATGATAGAAGCTAATATCGATTATCTTGTTTTGGGCTGCAGTCATTATCCTTATCTAATTCCTCAGATTAAAAAAATTCTCCCAGATCATATTAAAATTATTGATTCAGGAGAAGCTGTTGCACGCCAGACTAAAAATTTACTTCGCGATAAAGTTGGATTTTCGGATAGTACAGAAAATGATCCTGTTTTTTATGTCAATTCTAACCCTAAAGTTTTAGAGTCAATTTTAGAGCATAAATATCCTGTAATCCGAAAAGATTTTTAG
- a CDS encoding NAD kinase, with product MKIAIYGQYYQNSTEPIIKDIFSFFNSNNVEMVIEENFLKMLYEKQLIKKEYKTFSPSTALDNSFEMLISIGGDGTILRAAAFVRNSGVPLLGINAGRLGFLAKVQKENIESLLQFVIDQNYTTSERTLLGLNSEPKNDAFEELNFAMNEVTVSRKDTTSMITVETYLNNEYLNSYWADGLIISTPTGSTGYSLSCGGPILTPDVKSLVITPIAPHNLTARPLVIPDDTEITLRVTGREDQYLVSLDSRISSVKNESILKIKKTDYKIKMVEIPGETFLKTLRNKLLWGEDKRN from the coding sequence ATGAAAATAGCCATTTACGGACAATACTATCAAAATAGTACCGAACCTATTATAAAAGACATTTTCTCTTTTTTCAATTCCAACAATGTTGAAATGGTAATTGAAGAAAATTTTCTGAAAATGCTCTATGAAAAGCAGCTGATAAAGAAGGAATACAAAACTTTTTCTCCGAGCACTGCTTTAGATAATAGTTTTGAAATGCTGATTAGTATTGGCGGTGACGGAACAATTTTGAGAGCGGCCGCTTTTGTTCGTAACTCGGGAGTTCCATTATTAGGTATAAATGCTGGAAGATTAGGATTTCTTGCCAAAGTTCAAAAGGAAAATATCGAAAGTTTATTACAGTTTGTGATTGATCAAAATTACACAACATCGGAACGAACTTTATTAGGACTGAATTCTGAACCAAAGAATGATGCCTTCGAAGAACTTAATTTTGCTATGAATGAAGTTACAGTGAGTAGAAAAGATACAACTTCGATGATCACTGTAGAAACATACTTGAACAACGAATATTTAAATTCTTATTGGGCAGACGGATTAATTATCTCTACTCCAACAGGATCTACCGGATATTCCTTAAGCTGCGGCGGTCCAATATTAACACCAGATGTAAAAAGCTTAGTAATCACGCCTATTGCCCCTCATAATCTAACTGCCAGACCACTTGTTATTCCAGATGATACCGAAATTACCCTGCGTGTCACGGGAAGAGAAGACCAATATTTAGTTTCTTTAGATTCGAGGATTTCTTCAGTGAAAAACGAATCTATTCTAAAAATTAAAAAAACAGATTATAAAATAAAAATGGTTGAAATACCAGGCGAAACATTCTTAAAAACCTTAAGAAATAAATTGCTCTGGGGAGAAGATAAAAGAAATTAA
- a CDS encoding OmpH family outer membrane protein, whose product MMKQIKTLLIAAILILGASNTMNAQAKVAHVDVSEIMSKMPAMLDAQNQLQKLSGTYDAEYKKMVDEYQVKIKKYEAEAATVTDAVNGERSKEVQDMQKRIVDYRDNAQKELQQKETDIVKPLMEKVRASIQKVGKAKGFQYVLDGSTLLLADGPNITADVKKDLGF is encoded by the coding sequence ATGATGAAACAAATCAAAACTTTACTAATTGCTGCGATTTTAATTTTAGGAGCAAGTAACACAATGAACGCACAGGCTAAAGTTGCCCATGTTGATGTAAGCGAGATCATGTCGAAAATGCCTGCTATGTTAGATGCTCAAAATCAACTGCAAAAATTAAGTGGAACATATGATGCTGAATACAAAAAGATGGTTGATGAATATCAAGTAAAAATCAAAAAGTATGAAGCAGAAGCTGCTACAGTAACTGATGCTGTTAACGGTGAGCGTTCTAAAGAAGTTCAAGATATGCAAAAAAGAATTGTTGATTACAGAGACAATGCACAAAAAGAACTTCAACAAAAAGAAACTGATATCGTAAAACCTTTAATGGAAAAAGTTAGAGCTTCTATCCAAAAAGTTGGAAAAGCTAAAGGTTTCCAATACGTTTTAGACGGTTCTACTTTATTATTAGCTGATGGTCCAAACATCACTGCTGACGTTAAAAAAGATTTAGGATTCTAA
- the bamA gene encoding outer membrane protein assembly factor BamA: MRLLLVIKKENVDLERPVNKLNNFLVLQKKIQIALTLLLLGSFSQIKAQERVPFDQGKKYILAKVSVVGKISFNEQTVVTFSGLQKGQEITVPGEEISSAIKKLGKLGLFDEIAFYVNKVENDSIYLDLNIIELPKLNEVKFVGVKKSKVEGLIKDNNLTKNKIVNENLITTTKNYIENKYKKEGFYNTKVTITNTPDTINGHQVNMLVRVDKGDKVKISNIDFIGNKQLTDSQLRSAMKDTKQKNFIRVFKASKFIPEKYKTDLEKVIASYKEKGYRDARIIYDSVQYNKQKNTLAIKINVEEGNKYYFGNIKFLGNTVYSDQLLSRYLGIKKGETYNGVLLEKRIADKTKPDAEDITNLYQNNGYLFSNINAVEVKTVNDTIDFEIRVTEGPIAYFNKITVVGNDKTNDHVIYRELRTKPGEKYSKEQLVRTIREIGQLGFFDPEAIDPKFKNVDAGAGTVDIEYNVVEKGSSQVELQGGYGGGGFIGTLGLSFNNFSARKLFDKEAYKPLPMGDGQKVALRLQGSTYFQTYSVSFSEPWFGGKKPVQFSSSISYSKQFLNNYITRTVDRSKSFNIFTIQVGLAKRLTVPDDYFVLSQSVSYQHYDLNNYNIGLFTFGDGASRNLAYTIGLSRSNKGVNPIFPMYGSEFSISAKVTAPYSLFNGIDYSDLQNQKDYKTQYTGTSGSGVDGKPLNNGDYVKTETVNGQTGYVSVGSDYSSADTDVAKVDQKKYNWLEYYKVKFKGDWYTKVYGKLVLRTLTEFGFLGAYNQDRGVIPFERFYLGGDGMANYSMDGRETIQLRGYPNNSLTPVNANGDAIGATIYNKFSMELRYPITLKPSASIYALTFLEAGSSYPTFKDYNPFDLSRSAGAGLRVFMPAFGLLGIDFGYGFDALPGQTKANGWETHFIIGQQF, encoded by the coding sequence ATGAGGCTATTATTAGTTATCAAAAAAGAGAACGTAGATTTGGAAAGACCAGTGAACAAATTAAATAATTTTTTAGTGTTGCAAAAAAAAATACAAATAGCCCTTACCCTATTACTTTTGGGTAGTTTTTCACAAATTAAAGCACAAGAAAGAGTTCCTTTTGATCAAGGAAAAAAATATATTCTGGCAAAAGTTTCCGTTGTTGGTAAAATAAGCTTCAATGAACAGACAGTTGTAACCTTTTCAGGCCTTCAAAAAGGTCAGGAAATTACTGTCCCTGGAGAAGAAATTAGCAGCGCAATTAAAAAATTAGGCAAGCTTGGTCTTTTTGACGAAATTGCTTTCTACGTTAACAAAGTAGAAAATGACAGTATTTATTTAGATTTAAATATTATCGAACTTCCTAAGTTAAACGAAGTTAAATTCGTTGGTGTCAAGAAAAGCAAAGTAGAAGGCTTAATTAAAGATAACAATTTGACAAAAAACAAAATTGTCAACGAAAACTTAATTACTACGACAAAAAACTACATTGAAAACAAATACAAAAAAGAAGGTTTTTATAATACAAAAGTTACTATAACCAATACTCCAGACACTATTAACGGACATCAGGTTAATATGCTTGTAAGGGTAGACAAAGGAGATAAAGTAAAAATAAGCAATATTGACTTCATTGGAAACAAGCAGCTTACAGACAGCCAGCTGCGCTCTGCAATGAAAGACACTAAACAGAAAAACTTTATTCGTGTCTTTAAAGCTTCTAAATTTATTCCAGAAAAATACAAAACTGACTTAGAAAAAGTAATTGCTTCTTATAAAGAAAAAGGATATCGTGATGCTCGTATTATTTACGATTCTGTACAATACAATAAGCAAAAAAATACTCTAGCAATTAAGATTAATGTAGAAGAAGGAAATAAATACTACTTTGGAAATATTAAATTCTTAGGAAATACTGTTTATTCCGATCAACTTTTAAGCCGTTATTTAGGGATTAAAAAAGGAGAGACTTACAACGGTGTTTTGCTGGAAAAAAGAATTGCTGACAAAACAAAACCAGATGCTGAGGATATTACGAATTTATACCAAAACAATGGTTATCTATTCTCTAATATCAATGCTGTAGAGGTTAAAACAGTAAATGATACAATCGATTTTGAGATTAGAGTTACAGAAGGTCCAATTGCCTATTTCAACAAAATCACAGTTGTTGGAAACGATAAAACAAATGACCATGTTATTTACCGTGAGTTGAGAACAAAACCAGGTGAAAAATATAGTAAAGAACAATTAGTAAGAACGATACGTGAGATCGGGCAGTTAGGTTTCTTTGACCCTGAAGCTATTGATCCAAAGTTCAAAAATGTAGATGCTGGAGCAGGAACTGTTGATATTGAATATAATGTTGTCGAAAAAGGATCGAGCCAGGTGGAGCTTCAAGGAGGTTATGGTGGCGGCGGTTTCATCGGAACGTTAGGACTTTCGTTTAACAACTTCTCTGCAAGAAAGTTATTTGACAAAGAAGCCTATAAGCCCTTACCAATGGGAGACGGTCAAAAAGTTGCACTTCGTTTACAAGGAAGTACATACTTTCAAACCTATAGTGTTTCATTCTCAGAACCTTGGTTTGGAGGAAAAAAACCAGTACAATTTAGTTCATCTATCTCATACAGTAAGCAATTTCTTAACAATTACATCACCAGAACTGTTGACAGAAGCAAAAGTTTTAATATTTTTACAATACAAGTTGGTTTAGCAAAAAGACTAACTGTGCCGGATGATTACTTTGTATTATCACAATCTGTAAGTTATCAGCATTATGATTTGAACAATTATAACATAGGTCTATTTACATTTGGTGACGGTGCATCAAGAAACTTAGCTTATACTATCGGACTTTCAAGAAGTAATAAAGGGGTAAACCCGATATTCCCTATGTATGGTTCTGAATTCAGCATCTCTGCTAAAGTTACAGCGCCTTACTCATTGTTTAATGGAATTGATTACAGCGATTTACAAAATCAAAAAGATTATAAAACACAGTATACTGGAACATCGGGAAGTGGTGTAGACGGAAAACCACTTAACAATGGTGATTATGTTAAAACAGAAACTGTAAACGGACAAACTGGTTACGTAAGTGTCGGATCTGATTACTCAAGCGCTGATACTGATGTTGCAAAAGTCGATCAGAAAAAATATAATTGGTTAGAATATTATAAAGTTAAATTTAAAGGTGACTGGTATACTAAAGTTTATGGAAAATTAGTATTAAGAACTTTAACAGAATTTGGTTTCTTAGGAGCTTATAATCAAGATAGAGGTGTAATTCCTTTTGAGCGTTTTTATTTAGGAGGAGATGGTATGGCCAACTACTCAATGGATGGTAGAGAGACGATTCAGTTGAGAGGTTATCCTAACAACTCTTTAACTCCAGTAAACGCAAATGGAGATGCAATTGGAGCGACAATTTATAACAAATTCTCTATGGAGTTACGTTATCCAATTACATTAAAACCATCTGCATCTATATACGCCTTAACATTTTTAGAAGCTGGTTCATCATATCCAACATTTAAAGATTATAATCCGTTTGACTTGAGTCGTTCTGCTGGTGCTGGTTTACGTGTATTTATGCCTGCATTTGGATTGTTAGGTATTGACTTTGGTTACGGATTTGATGCTCTTCCTGGACAAACAAAAGCTAATGGATGGGAAACTCACTTTATCATTGGACAACAATTTTAA
- the porG gene encoding type IX secretion system protein PorG → MKKIFNLLLCFFPFITLNAQINEIGVFLGGSNFVGDVGKTTYIAPEKPAFGVLYKWNRSPRHSWRFSYTQSSVIGNDYKSEETGRNQRGYRFKNNIKELSAGLEFNFFDFNLHDYHTKITPYVYSGLNFFIFDNLYRYDTSPNTIYSENSHSFAIPIILGIKSNVTPRLVLGLEAGVRYTFTDNIDGSNPNTDNPNILKFGNLNNNDWYVFSGLTLTYTFGQKPCYCAE, encoded by the coding sequence ATGAAGAAAATTTTTAATTTATTGTTATGTTTTTTCCCCTTTATTACACTTAATGCTCAGATCAATGAGATTGGTGTTTTTCTCGGCGGAAGCAACTTTGTAGGCGACGTTGGGAAAACAACTTATATCGCCCCAGAAAAACCAGCTTTTGGTGTTCTTTACAAATGGAACAGAAGCCCAAGGCATTCCTGGAGGTTTTCTTATACACAATCAAGTGTTATTGGAAATGATTACAAATCAGAAGAAACAGGACGAAACCAAAGAGGTTACCGTTTTAAAAACAATATAAAAGAACTTTCTGCAGGACTTGAGTTTAATTTTTTTGATTTTAATCTGCACGATTATCACACAAAAATTACTCCCTATGTTTATTCAGGTTTAAATTTCTTTATCTTCGACAACTTATACCGATACGATACAAGCCCAAACACAATTTATTCTGAAAACTCACACTCTTTTGCTATACCTATTATATTAGGTATAAAATCGAATGTAACACCGCGGCTTGTTTTAGGACTTGAAGCTGGAGTACGTTACACTTTTACAGACAACATTGACGGAAGCAACCCTAATACAGACAATCCAAATATTTTAAAATTTGGAAATTTAAATAATAATGACTGGTATGTCTTTTCAGGCCTTACTTTAACGTATACCTTTGGACAAAAACCTTGCTATTGCGCAGAATAA